The proteins below come from a single Catenulispora sp. EB89 genomic window:
- a CDS encoding UBP-type zinc finger domain-containing protein, protein MPIPVYVPANGGRCDHLEQLRDAEPDSTDECRECRATGGRWLSLRECLVCGHVGCCDNSQSRHATAHWRATGHPLIRSLEPGEVWAWCYPDEAMLLPADCC, encoded by the coding sequence ATGCCCATCCCCGTGTACGTCCCCGCGAACGGTGGTCGCTGCGACCACCTGGAACAGCTCCGCGACGCCGAACCGGACTCCACGGACGAGTGCCGGGAGTGCCGGGCCACCGGCGGTCGCTGGCTGAGCCTGCGGGAGTGCCTCGTCTGCGGCCATGTGGGTTGTTGCGACAACTCGCAGAGCCGGCACGCCACGGCGCACTGGCGCGCCACCGGCCATCCCCTGATCCGGTCACTGGAGCCCGGCGAGGTCTGGGCCTGGTGCTATCCGGACGAGGCGATGTTGTTGCCGGCCGACTGCTGCTGA
- a CDS encoding extracellular solute-binding protein has product MAIGAAAAVLVAGCSGSSSGSGSKPANVSSANQPKNPTLVITANDIAGGKNSNEATWIQQTLIPDFVKSEAAKGITAHVTFRPNGVDDNSYKSKLALDLQSGTGDDVFALDGIWVGEFADAGYLKPLTAVAGPQVDSWDGWSQISQSVQALGEYQGQRYGVPNGTDARVIFYNKKLFAQAGLPADWQPTSWQDVYDAAAKLKALPGVTPVQWDGGVPMGEATTIQGFLPLLAGAGGTLWSNGKWIQAGAAFKAALGFYQKIYGGGFGDPVLQEDAKGRDKSFTEFAANKIGIYAESDYMWRSVVNPKGGTAPMADRDTAVGYALIPTEAPGSGVKGQSFVSYSGGSDWSINPKTKYPQAAWDFLAFLNSKAETESRIGGAALITARTDVNQEVLAGDPMLKFATEKALPVTNFRPSQAAYNDVSNLVQKAVADVVGGKSPADAAAAYEKALEALVGASDVAPGP; this is encoded by the coding sequence ATGGCGATCGGCGCGGCCGCTGCCGTGCTCGTCGCCGGCTGTTCCGGTTCCTCCTCCGGCTCCGGTTCCAAGCCGGCGAACGTGAGCTCGGCCAACCAGCCGAAGAACCCCACACTCGTGATCACCGCCAACGACATCGCCGGCGGCAAGAACAGCAACGAGGCGACCTGGATCCAGCAGACCCTGATCCCGGACTTCGTGAAATCCGAGGCGGCCAAGGGGATCACGGCGCACGTCACGTTCCGCCCCAACGGCGTCGACGACAACTCCTACAAGTCCAAGCTCGCCCTGGACTTGCAGTCCGGCACCGGCGACGACGTCTTCGCCCTGGACGGCATCTGGGTCGGCGAGTTCGCCGACGCCGGGTATCTCAAGCCTCTGACCGCCGTGGCCGGCCCGCAGGTCGACAGCTGGGACGGCTGGTCGCAGATCTCGCAGTCCGTCCAGGCCCTCGGCGAGTACCAGGGCCAGCGCTACGGCGTCCCGAACGGCACCGACGCCCGCGTCATCTTCTACAACAAGAAGCTGTTCGCGCAGGCCGGGCTGCCTGCGGACTGGCAGCCGACGAGCTGGCAGGACGTCTACGACGCCGCTGCGAAGCTGAAGGCCCTGCCCGGGGTCACGCCGGTGCAGTGGGACGGCGGCGTCCCGATGGGCGAGGCCACCACCATCCAGGGCTTCCTGCCGCTGCTGGCCGGGGCCGGCGGCACGCTGTGGAGCAACGGCAAGTGGATCCAGGCCGGCGCGGCCTTCAAGGCGGCCCTCGGCTTCTACCAGAAGATCTACGGCGGCGGATTCGGCGACCCGGTGCTCCAGGAGGACGCCAAGGGCCGCGACAAGTCGTTCACCGAGTTCGCGGCGAACAAGATCGGCATCTACGCCGAGTCCGACTACATGTGGCGCTCGGTGGTGAACCCGAAGGGCGGCACGGCGCCGATGGCCGACCGCGACACCGCCGTCGGGTACGCGCTGATCCCGACCGAGGCCCCGGGTTCGGGCGTGAAGGGCCAGAGCTTCGTGTCCTACTCCGGCGGCTCCGACTGGTCGATCAACCCCAAGACCAAGTACCCGCAGGCCGCCTGGGACTTCCTGGCCTTCCTGAACTCCAAGGCCGAGACCGAGTCCCGGATCGGCGGCGCGGCGCTGATCACCGCGCGGACCGACGTCAACCAGGAGGTCCTGGCCGGCGACCCGATGCTGAAGTTCGCCACCGAGAAGGCCCTGCCGGTCACCAACTTCCGGCCCTCGCAGGCGGCGTACAACGACGTGTCGAACCTGGTCCAGAAGGCGGTCGCGGACGTGGTCGGCGGCAAGAGCCCGGCGGACGCCGCGGCGGCCTACGAGAAGGCGCTGGAGGCGCTCGTTGGCGCGAGCGACGTCGCCCCGGGTCCCTGA
- a CDS encoding TIM barrel protein, whose protein sequence is MKVATAPVNFGIYSAENPFISAAEYARIAADCGYEGTDLGPHGYLDEVLADADSAPPLAGGWHDLRFGQQEGFADDLSALEDTARLLRIRNRYPDMSSFAPKPTLACPPSGPLDAAGWGLLVRQAYRAASRCREHGLEPVFHHHLDTSIETPDDIDRLLELTELELCLDTGHLLAAGGDPLATLARWGHRVRHVHVKDALADGTFCRLGEGRLDLGAFLDALRALAYEGWIVVEQDVPDRGQDLGRIIGDMRHNRAVLAGLGV, encoded by the coding sequence GTGAAGGTCGCGACGGCGCCGGTGAACTTCGGGATCTACTCGGCCGAGAATCCCTTCATCAGCGCGGCGGAATACGCCCGGATCGCTGCGGACTGCGGGTATGAGGGCACTGATCTGGGGCCGCACGGCTACCTGGACGAGGTGCTGGCCGACGCCGACTCCGCCCCGCCGCTGGCCGGCGGCTGGCACGACCTGCGGTTCGGGCAGCAGGAGGGCTTCGCCGACGACTTGTCAGCCCTCGAAGACACCGCACGCCTGCTGCGCATCCGCAACCGGTACCCCGACATGAGCAGCTTCGCGCCGAAGCCGACGCTGGCCTGCCCGCCGTCCGGGCCGCTGGACGCCGCCGGGTGGGGTCTGCTGGTCCGGCAGGCGTACCGGGCCGCGTCCCGGTGCCGGGAGCACGGACTGGAGCCGGTGTTCCACCACCATCTGGACACCAGCATCGAGACGCCGGACGACATCGACCGGCTGCTGGAGCTGACGGAGCTGGAGTTGTGCCTGGACACCGGGCATCTGCTGGCGGCCGGCGGGGATCCGTTGGCGACGCTGGCGCGGTGGGGACATCGAGTGCGGCATGTGCATGTGAAGGACGCGCTGGCGGACGGGACGTTCTGCCGGCTCGGGGAAGGTCGGCTGGATCTCGGGGCGTTCCTGGACGCGTTGCGGGCGCTGGCTTATGAGGGGTGGATCGTGGTCGAGCAGGATGTGCCGGACCGCGGTCAGGATCTCGGGCGGATCATCGGGGATATGCGGCACAACCGTGCGGTGCTGGCCGGGTTGGGGGTGTGA
- a CDS encoding phosphatase PAP2 family protein: MTTTQPLESSTEATARDGNVDSTAPGASAGGRRRSWIPGPVLPQRFRPTNRPKLWLEIALIALGYYLYTLTRLAAPSHESAAQQRGHDILRLEHYLGLNFERTFNHWVYSVRWLAFSMNVYYATLHFIVPIAVLVWVYFKFPDRYRAVRTVMIAMTLIALFGFYFYSLAPPRMLHGGDFIDTFKLLNPWGQTAATSDGVAGLGSSTNEYAAMPSLHIGWSTWCALVIAHLAQRRWVKALGIAYPFCTFAVIIGTANHYVLDAVFGLVTLALGFLVQRILQGRPVFAPPKPAGDAPLPRQPEGLTAGNAVDDGASAELVRPSIHLRT, encoded by the coding sequence GTGACGACGACACAGCCGCTGGAAAGCAGCACGGAGGCTACAGCGCGCGACGGGAACGTCGACTCGACGGCGCCCGGCGCCTCGGCCGGCGGACGGCGCCGGAGCTGGATCCCGGGACCGGTCCTGCCGCAGAGGTTCCGCCCGACGAACCGGCCCAAGCTGTGGCTGGAGATCGCGCTCATCGCGCTGGGCTACTACCTCTACACCCTGACCCGGCTGGCCGCGCCGTCCCACGAGTCGGCGGCCCAGCAGCGCGGCCACGACATCCTGCGCCTGGAGCACTACCTCGGGCTGAACTTCGAGCGCACCTTCAACCACTGGGTCTACAGCGTGCGCTGGCTGGCGTTCTCGATGAACGTCTACTACGCGACACTGCACTTCATCGTGCCGATCGCGGTGCTGGTCTGGGTGTACTTCAAGTTCCCCGACCGCTACCGCGCGGTCCGGACCGTGATGATCGCGATGACGCTGATCGCGCTGTTCGGGTTCTACTTCTACTCCCTGGCCCCGCCGCGGATGCTGCACGGCGGCGACTTCATCGACACGTTCAAGCTGCTGAACCCCTGGGGCCAGACGGCGGCGACGTCCGACGGGGTGGCCGGGCTCGGCTCGTCGACGAACGAGTACGCGGCCATGCCGTCGCTGCACATCGGCTGGTCCACCTGGTGCGCGCTGGTCATCGCGCACCTGGCGCAGCGCCGGTGGGTCAAGGCCCTCGGCATCGCCTACCCCTTCTGCACCTTCGCGGTCATCATCGGCACCGCCAACCACTACGTCCTGGACGCGGTGTTCGGCCTGGTCACCCTGGCCCTGGGCTTCCTGGTCCAGCGGATCCTCCAGGGCCGGCCGGTGTTCGCGCCGCCGAAGCCGGCCGGGGACGCGCCGCTGCCCCGGCAGCCGGAAGGGCTGACGGCCGGCAACGCCGTCGACGACGGCGCCTCGGCGGAGCTGGTGCGGCCGTCGATCCACCTGCGAACCTGA
- a CDS encoding ABC transporter ATP-binding protein, producing MAQIRTVDLTKTFADADAGGGVTALDALNLTIEDGEFFALLGPSGCGKTTLLRTLAGLETPSSGAVHIGEADVTRTPPGKRGVAMVFQDYALFPHMTVTENIAYPLRVRGVPKARQREAVLAAASELGLTGTETTVGLLDRRPGALSGGQQQRVALARATAAEPSVFLFDEPLSNLDARLRLEARTFLKRLQRELATTTVFVTHDQAEALALADRIAVMRSGRIRQLGTPREVYRRPANTFVASFIGSTPMNLLEGVVRDGRVLVADSEIAMPDGAGERLAERTEVVLGARPEYFRVSAGPRDGAFRGTVEVAENLGSSLLLTLDVAGTAVQVVVAEEDEPEPQATVWALPRKDRTLLYVDGELVG from the coding sequence ATGGCACAGATAAGGACCGTCGACCTGACCAAGACCTTCGCCGACGCCGACGCCGGCGGCGGCGTCACGGCGCTGGACGCGCTGAACCTGACGATCGAGGACGGGGAGTTCTTCGCGCTGCTGGGCCCGTCCGGCTGCGGGAAGACCACGCTGCTGCGGACGCTGGCCGGGCTGGAGACGCCCAGCAGCGGCGCGGTGCACATCGGCGAGGCCGACGTGACGCGCACGCCGCCGGGCAAGCGCGGAGTGGCCATGGTGTTCCAGGACTACGCGCTCTTCCCGCACATGACCGTCACGGAGAACATTGCGTATCCCCTGCGGGTACGCGGGGTTCCCAAAGCCCGACAGCGGGAAGCCGTCCTCGCCGCCGCCTCCGAGCTCGGCCTGACCGGGACCGAGACCACAGTGGGTTTGCTGGACCGGCGGCCGGGCGCTTTGTCCGGCGGACAGCAGCAAAGAGTGGCTTTGGCCCGGGCCACCGCGGCTGAACCGTCCGTTTTTCTCTTTGACGAACCCCTGTCGAACCTTGATGCTCGTCTCAGGCTGGAGGCGCGGACGTTCCTCAAGCGGCTGCAACGCGAACTCGCCACCACCACGGTCTTCGTCACGCACGACCAAGCCGAGGCGCTGGCGCTCGCGGACCGCATCGCGGTCATGCGGTCCGGCCGGATCCGCCAGCTGGGGACACCGCGCGAGGTGTACCGCCGGCCGGCGAACACGTTTGTGGCGTCTTTCATCGGCTCCACGCCGATGAACCTGCTGGAGGGGGTAGTCCGTGACGGACGCGTTCTGGTCGCAGATTCCGAGATCGCGATGCCTGACGGGGCCGGGGAGCGCCTGGCCGAACGCACCGAGGTGGTCCTTGGCGCGCGCCCGGAGTACTTCCGCGTATCGGCGGGTCCACGCGATGGGGCGTTTCGGGGCACGGTAGAGGTCGCCGAGAACCTTGGCAGCTCCCTGCTGCTGACGCTCGACGTCGCCGGCACCGCGGTGCAGGTCGTGGTCGCCGAAGAAGACGAGCCGGAACCCCAAGCCACGGTGTGGGCGTTGCCCCGCAAAGACCGGACTCTGCTCTACGTGGATGGGGAGTTGGTGGGCTGA
- a CDS encoding Gfo/Idh/MocA family protein — MRVAVVGLGRVARHVHLPLLAKLDKYFAVTAVCDAQHGYAADVARRMRVPGSGVFSDVRSMFGCGEFDAVLLLTSGSHAALAAEALKRGYPVFCEKPLAHTLDEAGVVREAGDRLMLGYMKQYDPVVTEALGGLDLGAIRHIDVSVLHPPERFPQTDWTPASGSHSGTASAPEHVGPRVHWEYRAVLDSVCHDLALIRLLDGGIGVDVDAAYSWGARDGESGSLEFSGPLSHGGRYNVRWHYLPDYPEYEEHVRVHTEDGTHDLAFGNPYFFGADSGFERELLAFHSFVTAGTPPLSGIAEGTADIRTGMLVLDALGKTG; from the coding sequence GTGCGGGTCGCGGTCGTCGGGTTGGGGCGGGTGGCGCGGCACGTGCACCTGCCGTTGCTGGCCAAACTGGACAAGTACTTCGCCGTCACAGCGGTCTGCGACGCGCAGCACGGGTACGCCGCCGACGTCGCGCGCCGGATGCGCGTGCCCGGTTCCGGGGTCTTCAGCGATGTGCGGAGCATGTTCGGGTGCGGCGAGTTCGACGCGGTGCTGCTGTTGACGTCCGGGTCGCACGCGGCGCTGGCCGCCGAGGCGCTGAAGCGCGGGTATCCGGTGTTCTGTGAGAAGCCGCTCGCGCACACGCTGGATGAGGCCGGGGTGGTGCGGGAGGCCGGCGATCGTTTGATGCTCGGGTATATGAAGCAGTACGACCCTGTGGTCACCGAGGCGTTGGGCGGCCTGGATCTTGGGGCCATCCGACATATCGATGTCAGTGTTCTGCATCCTCCGGAGCGGTTTCCGCAGACGGACTGGACTCCGGCTTCCGGTTCCCATTCCGGAACCGCGTCGGCGCCGGAGCACGTCGGGCCACGTGTGCATTGGGAGTACCGCGCTGTGCTCGACAGCGTGTGCCACGATCTCGCGCTGATCCGTCTGCTGGATGGCGGCATCGGCGTGGATGTCGATGCGGCGTACTCGTGGGGCGCGCGGGACGGGGAATCGGGTTCGCTGGAGTTCTCGGGGCCACTTTCGCATGGCGGTCGCTACAACGTGCGCTGGCATTACCTGCCGGACTATCCGGAGTATGAGGAGCACGTGCGCGTGCACACCGAGGACGGGACGCACGACCTGGCGTTCGGGAACCCGTACTTCTTCGGCGCCGACTCGGGCTTCGAACGCGAGCTGCTGGCGTTCCACTCCTTCGTGACCGCCGGCACGCCGCCGCTGAGCGGCATCGCCGAGGGCACCGCCGACATCCGCACCGGGATGCTCGTCCTCGACGCCCTGGGGAAAACGGGATGA
- a CDS encoding carbohydrate ABC transporter permease, which produces MARATSPRVPEDPAGLGRARAAGIAAPALLVVAAFLVFPALWTLYLGTTNYRLTGFAARHPRSVGLQNYTNVLQDPDFRHSLWLTFEYAILSAVIGQAVLGFTIAWLLRDATGWFKRLIEALVLLAWILPSSVVAFLWVAMLDRDAGTLNALLDTPGTAWAIEHPMAVIIVFNIWRGTAFSMLLYSAALTGVPPSQLATARMFGASSWQQLRDVVFPHIRGHILTNLLLISLWTFNDFTPYQITAGGPNGKSEILPVYIYQTALFDGQMGLGAAISLLMLVINLVVALVYLRLLRERRQDRVAV; this is translated from the coding sequence TTGGCGCGAGCGACGTCGCCCCGGGTCCCTGAGGATCCCGCGGGGCTCGGCAGGGCGCGCGCGGCGGGCATCGCCGCGCCCGCCCTGCTGGTGGTCGCCGCGTTCCTCGTCTTCCCGGCGCTGTGGACGCTGTATCTGGGCACGACGAACTACCGGCTCACCGGCTTCGCCGCGCGCCATCCGCGCAGCGTCGGCCTGCAGAACTACACGAACGTCCTCCAGGACCCTGATTTCCGCCACTCGCTGTGGCTGACGTTCGAATACGCCATCCTCTCGGCGGTGATCGGGCAGGCGGTCCTGGGCTTCACCATCGCGTGGCTGCTGCGCGACGCCACCGGCTGGTTCAAGCGGCTGATCGAGGCGCTGGTGCTGCTGGCCTGGATCCTGCCCAGCTCCGTGGTGGCCTTCCTGTGGGTGGCCATGCTGGACCGCGACGCCGGGACGCTGAACGCACTGCTGGACACGCCCGGCACGGCGTGGGCGATCGAGCACCCGATGGCCGTCATCATCGTGTTCAACATCTGGCGCGGCACCGCGTTCTCGATGCTGCTGTACAGCGCGGCGCTCACCGGCGTGCCGCCCTCGCAGCTGGCGACCGCGCGGATGTTCGGCGCGAGCTCCTGGCAGCAGCTGCGCGACGTGGTGTTCCCGCACATCCGCGGCCACATCCTGACCAACCTGCTGCTGATCTCGCTGTGGACGTTCAACGACTTCACGCCGTACCAGATCACCGCCGGCGGCCCGAACGGCAAGTCGGAGATCCTGCCGGTGTACATCTACCAGACCGCGCTGTTCGACGGGCAGATGGGTCTGGGGGCCGCGATCTCGTTGCTGATGCTGGTGATCAACCTCGTGGTGGCGCTGGTGTACCTGCGGCTGCTGCGGGAGCGACGCCAGGATCGGGTGGCGGTATGA
- a CDS encoding carbohydrate ABC transporter permease produces MKDPAVRAALAKIGRYTFLSALLGFFALPMLWLASAPFNAHPTLDVSISSFTLHNFSVLLKDPYALPSLWNSLLLAGGTALLTVGFAAAAAYALSRVRVPGRDGILYALLLLSSIVTGTAAMVPLFQLAFKLHLIDSRVGVILVFTGGLIPAAIFILKDFTDNTPKSYEESARVFGASPFQIMRHIVLPMIRPGLATVTVWAVVNVWSSFLIPYILVRNPDKYPASVVLYTFYTEGGQPNLALISAFSLLYSIPVIVLYLFVSHRYGFRFHGGIKR; encoded by the coding sequence ATGAAAGATCCGGCCGTGCGCGCGGCCCTGGCGAAGATCGGCCGCTACACCTTCCTGTCGGCGCTGCTGGGCTTCTTCGCGCTGCCGATGCTGTGGCTGGCTTCGGCGCCGTTCAACGCGCACCCGACCCTGGACGTGAGCATAAGCTCGTTTACTCTTCACAACTTCTCGGTCCTGCTGAAGGATCCCTATGCGCTGCCGTCGCTGTGGAACTCTCTACTGCTGGCAGGGGGTACGGCTCTGCTGACAGTGGGGTTCGCAGCGGCGGCGGCGTACGCCCTGAGCCGGGTGCGGGTTCCGGGCCGCGACGGGATCCTCTACGCGCTGCTTCTGTTGTCCTCGATCGTGACCGGAACGGCAGCGATGGTGCCGCTGTTCCAGTTGGCGTTCAAGCTCCATCTGATCGACTCCCGGGTCGGGGTGATCCTGGTGTTCACCGGCGGCCTGATCCCGGCGGCGATCTTCATCCTGAAGGACTTCACCGACAACACGCCGAAGTCCTACGAGGAGTCGGCACGGGTGTTCGGGGCCTCGCCGTTCCAGATCATGCGGCACATCGTGCTGCCGATGATCCGGCCCGGGCTGGCCACGGTGACGGTCTGGGCCGTGGTGAACGTCTGGAGCAGCTTCCTGATCCCGTACATCCTGGTCCGCAACCCGGACAAGTACCCGGCCTCGGTGGTGCTCTACACCTTCTACACCGAAGGCGGCCAGCCGAACCTCGCGCTGATCTCGGCCTTCTCGCTGTTGTACTCGATTCCAGTCATCGTTTTGTACCTGTTCGTCAGCCATCGCTATGGTTTCCGGTTCCACGGCGGCATCAAGCGGTAG
- the iolB gene encoding 5-deoxy-glucuronate isomerase: MTSVGDTTIDITPESAGWRYAGLKTATFGGSYQFFTAEDEALVLPLAGSCTVRCGSAEFLLHGRQNVFAGPSDFAYIPRRSMVRLTAVDGPCRVAIPTAWAEADLPFRYGARKAVPVEQRGAGSAARTLNNFCAPESFETDRLLAVEVITPGGNWSSWPPHKHDEDVEGGERAKEEIYYYEGGPGYQRVYSSSAGDIDVLREVGAGDVVLIPYGYHGPSMAMPGYDLYYLNVLAGRDRGAARSMAFSDDPRHAWIRQTWSA; this comes from the coding sequence ATGACATCGGTCGGCGACACCACCATTGACATCACCCCCGAGTCGGCGGGTTGGCGTTATGCGGGACTGAAGACCGCGACGTTCGGCGGTTCATATCAGTTCTTTACCGCAGAGGATGAGGCGTTAGTCCTGCCTTTGGCTGGTTCGTGCACAGTCCGGTGCGGTAGTGCCGAATTCCTGCTGCACGGACGCCAGAACGTCTTCGCCGGCCCCAGCGACTTCGCCTACATTCCCCGGCGCAGCATGGTGCGGCTGACAGCGGTCGACGGACCGTGCCGCGTCGCGATCCCCACCGCGTGGGCCGAGGCGGACCTGCCGTTCCGGTACGGCGCACGCAAGGCAGTGCCGGTGGAGCAGCGCGGAGCCGGATCGGCCGCGCGGACGCTGAACAACTTCTGCGCGCCGGAGTCCTTCGAGACCGACCGCCTGCTGGCGGTGGAGGTGATCACGCCGGGCGGGAACTGGTCGTCCTGGCCGCCGCACAAGCACGACGAGGACGTCGAGGGCGGGGAGCGGGCCAAGGAGGAGATCTACTACTACGAGGGCGGGCCGGGGTACCAGCGCGTCTACTCCTCGTCGGCGGGCGACATCGACGTGCTGCGGGAGGTCGGGGCCGGGGACGTCGTGCTCATCCCGTACGGCTACCACGGGCCGTCGATGGCCATGCCGGGCTACGACTTGTACTACCTGAACGTGCTGGCCGGCCGGGACCGCGGCGCGGCGCGCTCGATGGCGTTCAGCGACGACCCGCGGCACGCGTGGATACGGCAGA
- a CDS encoding CehA/McbA family metallohydrolase → MRLDGVWWLEDRLRQQLRPVPFEVPPGVSGIDVRLEYDQSAGAVLDLGCAGPEGFRGWSGGARQEFTVGARRSTPGYLAGEILPGVWHVWLGLHRVPPEGVRYSLEITFSDKRTARALEYDQAGAAALERPPARELPTVGARRWYAGDLHAHTEHSDGTLTVGGLASLAAQTGLDFLAVTDHNTISHYPFLDKESARSGVTLIPGQEVTTDLGHANVWGSKEWIDFRRPASQWMKQAEKAGALFSVNHPLAGDCAWRHQLTTQPSIAEIWHWSWFDRTWGWPLAWMKRHPAAIIPVGGSDFHEPDGMPASLGAPITWVLADECSTTAILSGIAAGRTAVSADRTGPLVLRCGDEITTVDADGLILVRPDETRVVVRADRAGRQSFPASQTGVYRLETWRNEVVALCA, encoded by the coding sequence ATGCGGCTGGACGGCGTGTGGTGGCTGGAGGACCGGCTGCGGCAGCAGCTGCGGCCGGTCCCGTTCGAGGTGCCGCCCGGCGTCTCGGGGATCGACGTCCGGCTGGAGTACGACCAGTCCGCGGGTGCGGTCCTGGACCTCGGCTGCGCCGGCCCGGAGGGCTTCCGCGGCTGGTCCGGCGGGGCGCGGCAGGAGTTCACGGTCGGCGCCCGGCGCTCGACGCCGGGCTACCTGGCCGGGGAGATCCTGCCGGGGGTGTGGCACGTGTGGCTGGGACTGCACCGGGTCCCGCCGGAGGGCGTCCGGTACTCGCTGGAGATCACCTTCAGCGACAAGCGAACGGCTCGCGCGCTCGAATACGACCAGGCCGGGGCCGCGGCCCTGGAACGGCCGCCGGCCCGGGAGCTGCCGACCGTCGGCGCCCGCCGCTGGTACGCCGGCGACCTGCACGCCCACACCGAGCACAGCGACGGCACGCTGACCGTCGGCGGCCTGGCCTCGCTGGCCGCGCAGACCGGCCTGGACTTCCTGGCGGTCACCGACCACAACACGATCAGCCACTACCCCTTCCTGGACAAGGAGTCCGCGCGCAGCGGCGTCACGCTGATCCCGGGGCAGGAGGTCACCACCGACCTCGGGCACGCGAACGTGTGGGGTTCGAAGGAGTGGATCGACTTCCGGCGCCCGGCCTCGCAGTGGATGAAGCAGGCCGAGAAGGCCGGCGCGCTGTTCTCGGTGAACCATCCGCTGGCCGGGGACTGCGCGTGGCGGCACCAGCTGACCACGCAGCCCTCCATCGCGGAGATCTGGCACTGGTCCTGGTTCGACCGGACCTGGGGCTGGCCGCTGGCCTGGATGAAGCGGCACCCGGCGGCCATCATCCCGGTCGGCGGCAGCGACTTCCACGAGCCTGACGGCATGCCGGCCTCGCTGGGCGCGCCGATCACCTGGGTGCTGGCCGACGAGTGTTCGACCACTGCGATCCTGTCCGGCATCGCCGCCGGCCGCACCGCGGTCTCCGCCGACCGGACCGGCCCGCTGGTGCTGCGCTGCGGCGACGAGATCACCACGGTGGACGCCGACGGCCTGATCCTGGTGCGGCCGGACGAGACCCGGGTGGTGGTGCGCGCGGACCGGGCGGGGCGGCAGTCGTTCCCGGCTTCGCAGACCGGGGTGTACCGGCTGGAGACGTGGCGCAACGAGGTGGTGGCTTTGTGCGCGTGA
- a CDS encoding GntR family transcriptional regulator, with the protein MGIRPRIEVDRSSPIPLYFQVAEQIAEAIRTGELAPGDQLDSEVQIAESLGLSRPTVRQAIGHLVDRGMIVRRRGVGTQILPMPVRREMELTSLHDDLARSGRVPATDVLLLARVPAEPEAATALGLPAGTPVTKVVRLRRSQGEPLAVMRNWLPEPVPPLTVELLETRGLYEVLRKAGIRICVARQRIGACTADAEQAALLEERRGAALLTMERTAFDDSGRAVEFGNHIYRASRYSLEVTVTEH; encoded by the coding sequence ATGGGGATCCGACCGCGGATCGAGGTGGACCGCTCCTCCCCGATCCCGCTCTACTTCCAGGTCGCCGAGCAGATCGCCGAGGCGATCCGCACCGGCGAGCTGGCGCCGGGCGACCAGCTGGACTCCGAGGTGCAGATCGCCGAGTCGCTGGGGCTGTCCCGGCCCACGGTGCGCCAGGCGATCGGCCACCTCGTGGACCGCGGCATGATCGTCCGGCGGCGCGGCGTGGGCACGCAGATCCTGCCGATGCCGGTCCGGCGCGAGATGGAGCTCACCAGCCTGCACGACGACCTGGCCCGCAGCGGCCGGGTCCCGGCGACCGACGTGCTGCTGCTGGCGCGGGTCCCGGCCGAGCCGGAGGCCGCGACAGCGCTCGGGCTGCCGGCCGGCACGCCGGTGACGAAGGTGGTGCGGCTGCGCCGCTCGCAGGGCGAACCGCTGGCGGTGATGCGGAACTGGCTGCCCGAGCCGGTGCCGCCGTTGACCGTGGAACTGCTGGAGACCCGGGGCCTGTACGAGGTGCTGCGCAAGGCGGGCATCCGCATCTGCGTGGCCCGGCAGCGGATCGGCGCGTGCACCGCCGACGCCGAGCAGGCGGCCCTGTTGGAGGAACGGCGCGGCGCGGCTCTGTTGACCATGGAGCGCACGGCTTTCGACGACAGCGGGCGGGCGGTGGAGTTCGGCAACCACATCTACCGCGCCTCCCGCTACAGCTTGGAAGTCACAGTCACCGAGCACTGA